One Danio rerio strain Tuebingen ecotype United States chromosome 22, GRCz12tu, whole genome shotgun sequence genomic window carries:
- the LOC100332608 gene encoding C2 calcium-dependent domain-containing protein 4C — protein MWVLEKIRDSVETNVLRQGEAGEKGKAPVYSNVLTPDKIPDFFIPPKLVSCPPETEASDVKPKESLKPSTSEQTISNKKISSPRSPRLVSKLAGDTKNLLRAANRHIIQIESADDVVAGDTNADPQSQSAMSLPYIPKTQTSYGFATLMESPHTRRKESLFHCDHTSPVTSPNTQRKSQNKSPNEGNHLNPPDFNTSHINPYRYFSGGESDTCSSAESSPFSSPLLSRSASLLKIFTHETQAKVAKGKRTFARHSSLSTDECSSAEPSPNVPRRSHCSSLQAGGALDHLHGGDRQHKEHTINMHKGGTVRLCADYDAGTARLRFRIIAAEDLYDPMFDIKSINCCVSLYLNPGKLQKQRSTIIKNSRNPVFNEDFFFDSVTSAQVKDLALKIKVVNKGTSLKRDMLLGEREVPLCKLLSGF, from the coding sequence ATGTGGGTTCTGGAGAAGATCCGGGACTCAGTTGAAACAAATGTGCTCCGACAAGGAGAGGCGGGTGAAAAAGGAAAGGCTCCTGTTTATAGCAACGTCCTCACACCAGATAAGATCCCAGATTTCTTCATCCCCCCCAAGCTTGTAAGCTGCCCACCAGAGACCGAAGCTTCTGACGTCAAACCCAAAGAGAGTCTGAAACCCTCGACGTCTGAACAGACCATCAGCAACAAAAAGATCAGCAGCCCTCGTAGTCCGCGATTGGTCAGCAAGTTAGCAGGAGACACCAAGAACTTACTGAGGGCGGCGAACCGCCACATCATTCAAATTGAGAGTGCGGATGACGTTGTAGCAGGTGACACCAATGCTGACCCTCAATCCCAATCCGCCATGTCACTTCCTTACATTCCAAAAACTCAGACTTCCTACGGCTTTGCTACATTGATGGAGAGTCCCCACACCCGGCGGAAAGAGTCCCTCTTCCACTGTGACCACACAAGCCCAGTAACATCACCCAACACCCAACGCAAGTCCCAAAACAAGAGTCCTAATGAAGGGAACCACCTCAACCCTCCGGATTTTAACACCTCACATATAAACCCCTACCGATACTTCAGCGGGGGCGAGAGCGACACTTGCTCTTCAGCAGAGTCCTCTCCATTCAGTTCTCCATTGCTCTCCCGATCTGCCTCTCTACTGAAGATCTTTACTCACGAAACTCAAGCCAAGGTCGCAAAAGGGAAGCGGACATTTGCCAGGCATAGTTCCTTGTCTACGGATGAGTGCAGCTCAGCAGAACCAAGCCCTAATGTTCCTAGACGGAGTCACTGTTCGTCCTTGCAAGCCGGCGGAGCTCTGGACCATCTTCATGGCGGGGACCGCCAACACAAAGAGCACACCATCAACATGCATAAAGGAGGCACTGTCCGACTTTGTGCAGACTACGACGCTGGAACGGCCCGCTTGCGATTCCGCATTATAGCAGCCGAGGACTTGTACGATCCCATGTTTGACATTAAGAGCATCAACTGTTGCGTATCGCTCTACCTCAATCCAGGCAAGTTGCAGAAGCAGAGGAGCACGATAATCAAGAACAGCCGCAATCCCGTCTTCAACGAGGACTTCTTTTTTGATTCGGTGACTTCGGCTCAGGTTAAGGACCTCGCTTTGAAGATCAAGGTTGTAAATAAAGGCACTAGCCTGAAAAGGGACATGCTGCTTGGTGAACGAGAGGTCCCTTTGTGCAAGCTCTTGTCTGGATTCTAG